One Gordonia zhaorongruii DNA segment encodes these proteins:
- a CDS encoding MlaD family protein, which translates to MMRWLRKHSMVIGNIGLVLVMLLGLAYIAFGSLSWRPWQGTYDVTVHFPQSGGLQGTSKVMLRGSQIGEVRDIRVTPSDVVVELRLQDSVDINENSKVSALGLSAAGEQYVNFTPTTDDGPYLSDGDTIAVGQTHVTAPFDSMLQSTLDVISQIDPPKLTSTLQELEVALNDQRPNQLKSIFHSGGVIFADLARALPQTTKLIDNAGTILKTTADIQPDLQHLSHGLNATMTAAVKADGELRTLLGRGPARLTSLTGSLATITDPVSDVLEQFLDVARQGALRAPTLATLLPSMRDGSIQGQKMFHDGAWWALASLYPRPSCNYQVTPERPTKILELTVPTNLYCVTNDDSMQIRGSANAPRPKGDDTAGPPPNYDPNARTVPLDK; encoded by the coding sequence ATGATGAGGTGGCTGCGCAAGCACAGCATGGTGATCGGCAACATCGGGCTGGTACTGGTGATGCTGCTCGGGCTCGCCTACATCGCGTTCGGTTCGCTCAGTTGGCGACCGTGGCAGGGCACGTACGACGTGACAGTCCACTTTCCGCAGTCCGGCGGTCTGCAGGGCACCAGCAAGGTGATGCTGCGCGGATCGCAGATCGGCGAGGTCCGGGACATCCGGGTGACTCCGTCGGACGTGGTCGTGGAGCTCCGACTCCAGGACTCGGTGGACATCAACGAGAACTCGAAGGTGTCGGCTCTCGGCCTGTCGGCGGCCGGTGAGCAGTACGTCAACTTCACCCCGACGACCGACGACGGGCCGTATCTGTCGGACGGTGACACGATCGCGGTGGGCCAGACGCACGTCACGGCGCCGTTCGATTCGATGCTGCAGTCGACGCTCGATGTGATCAGCCAGATCGATCCGCCGAAGCTGACGTCGACGCTTCAGGAACTGGAGGTGGCGCTCAACGATCAGCGGCCGAACCAGTTGAAGTCGATCTTCCACTCCGGCGGGGTGATCTTCGCGGACCTCGCGCGGGCATTGCCCCAGACCACGAAACTGATCGACAACGCGGGCACGATCCTGAAGACGACAGCCGACATTCAACCGGATCTTCAGCATCTGTCGCACGGACTCAATGCGACGATGACTGCGGCGGTGAAGGCGGACGGTGAATTGCGCACCCTGCTCGGACGCGGTCCGGCGCGACTGACCAGCCTGACCGGTTCACTCGCCACCATCACCGACCCGGTGAGCGATGTGCTCGAGCAGTTCCTGGACGTGGCACGGCAGGGAGCGTTGCGTGCGCCGACCCTGGCCACGCTGCTCCCCTCGATGCGGGACGGCAGCATTCAGGGGCAGAAGATGTTCCACGACGGTGCGTGGTGGGCGCTGGCCTCGCTCTACCCGAGGCCGAGTTGCAACTACCAGGTGACGCCGGAACGGCCGACCAAGATCCTCGAGCTGACCGTGCCGACCAACCTGTACTGCGTGACGAACGACGATTCGATGCAGATCCGCGGGTCGGCGAATGCGCCGCGCCCCAAGGGCGATGACACCGCCGGGCCGCCGCCGAACTACGATCCGAACGCGAGAACCGTTCCATTGGACAAGTGA
- a CDS encoding MlaD family protein: MSRLQSRKPKSGKPKSGKPKNRQVWIGILGAVAIIALLVGIVGFAQADFGKRSYTADFVQAGGVRTGDKVRVAGIDIGEVTSTELVRDHVKIDMKVNSDVVVMQDGSAEIKLSTLLGQRYIDIVLGESDKELSGDRIEHTAVPYDLQQTLAKGTPILDGIEANDLANSIRTLNTQLRGAPAIATPTLDALTRMSAVINNRSDQITQLMNDTKSVTEQVQSSQFQLSIIVGQGGQLATKIQTREHLVTRMLDGVAELTEQARAVARENGDQFAPVMANLDTIASGLEKNRDNLRKLLEVLPVTARLTNNIMGDGPYANGYLPWGLFPDNWLCLARVVDGC, translated from the coding sequence ATGAGTCGTCTGCAGTCACGGAAGCCGAAGTCAGGGAAGCCGAAGTCAGGGAAGCCGAAGAACCGTCAAGTCTGGATCGGCATCCTCGGAGCGGTCGCGATCATCGCGCTGCTCGTGGGCATCGTCGGGTTCGCCCAGGCGGATTTCGGAAAGCGCTCGTACACCGCCGATTTCGTGCAGGCGGGTGGTGTCCGCACAGGCGACAAGGTGCGAGTGGCCGGCATCGACATCGGAGAGGTCACCTCCACCGAGCTGGTCCGGGACCACGTCAAGATCGATATGAAGGTCAACAGCGACGTCGTCGTCATGCAGGACGGTTCCGCCGAGATCAAGCTGTCGACTCTGCTCGGCCAGCGGTACATCGACATCGTGTTGGGTGAATCCGACAAGGAGCTCTCCGGTGACCGGATCGAGCACACCGCCGTTCCGTACGACCTGCAGCAGACGCTCGCCAAGGGCACCCCGATCCTGGACGGCATCGAGGCGAACGACCTGGCGAACAGCATCCGCACGCTGAACACCCAGTTGCGCGGCGCGCCGGCGATCGCCACGCCGACCCTCGACGCGTTGACGAGGATGTCTGCGGTCATCAACAACCGAAGCGACCAGATCACCCAGTTGATGAACGACACGAAGTCGGTCACCGAGCAGGTGCAGAGCAGCCAGTTCCAGCTGTCGATCATCGTCGGACAAGGCGGCCAGCTGGCTACCAAGATCCAGACGCGTGAGCACCTGGTGACCCGGATGCTGGACGGTGTCGCCGAACTCACCGAGCAGGCCCGTGCCGTCGCACGGGAGAACGGCGATCAGTTCGCCCCCGTCATGGCGAACCTGGACACGATCGCGTCGGGTCTGGAGAAGAACCGTGACAACCTGCGCAAGCTGCTGGAGGTACTGCCGGTGACTGCGCGACTGACGAACAACATCATGGGGGACGGCCCCTACGCGAACGGTTACCTGCCGTGGGGGCTCTTCCCCGACAACTGGCTGTGCCTGGCCCGGGTGGTGGACGGATGCTGA
- a CDS encoding acyltransferase family protein, whose protein sequence is MTFSDSPGNSGYRTDLDGLRGIAIALVACFHVWFGRVSGGVDVFLTLSGYFFLGSLYRHAVWSADPRATFRETMNVWPRLERLLRRLLPALLTVLIGVAVLTLVILPRTRWNDVGREIVASALYYQNYYLAENSQDYLAASSANSPLQHLWSMSMQGQFFVAALVIAFAIAALLKALGTRLAVFTDPKTIRRVIGGTTALIAAASFYYAQARLGADQPYNYYDTAARLWEPLVGGLLAIWMPFRRISGRIRNLFALAAIAAIVSCGWWIDGVAEYPGPLALVPVGATLLIIWAGAGHRPTVNRCLAARPGVWLGTLAYALYLIHWPLLIFYLSWRGSEHTNALEGTAILAVSLGLAWLVKKYVEDPLRGGGRSILGDWHWPGRPRITYAAILTLILLLGSVTVGTASAVWDRNVGSASVDTRDLDPALYPGARELLGDAPVPAMPPRPTPLEAAHDYAETTLDGYMSDFEDTDFHVGVYGDPTATRTIALAGGSHAEMWISALDRIGRENGFRVTTYLKMGCPLTTEPTPARLDGTPYPICHDWVRKVMNEIVRTGTDAVFTNSTRPDTDGPADHTPEGYIGVFDEFARARIPVLGIRDVPWPHHRDGRDFNTPECLANGGTATTCGTQRSTALAAVDPIAEYARATPTFHPLDLSAGLCTDAFCPGIVGNIIVYKDFHHLSATYVRSLTGELSRQMALALPWTGPALS, encoded by the coding sequence TTGACCTTCTCCGACTCTCCCGGAAACTCCGGATACCGCACCGATCTCGACGGACTCCGCGGGATCGCCATCGCGCTGGTCGCCTGCTTCCACGTCTGGTTCGGCCGGGTCTCCGGAGGTGTCGACGTCTTCCTGACGCTCTCCGGCTACTTCTTCCTCGGATCGCTGTACCGTCACGCCGTCTGGTCCGCGGATCCCCGCGCCACCTTCCGCGAGACGATGAACGTGTGGCCCCGCCTCGAACGTCTCCTGCGCCGTCTCCTGCCCGCATTGCTGACGGTGCTGATCGGTGTCGCCGTCCTCACCCTGGTGATCCTCCCCCGGACTCGCTGGAACGACGTCGGGCGCGAGATCGTCGCGAGCGCTCTCTACTACCAGAATTACTATCTGGCGGAGAACTCCCAGGACTACCTGGCCGCCAGCTCCGCTAACAGCCCGCTGCAGCATCTCTGGTCGATGTCGATGCAGGGTCAGTTCTTCGTCGCCGCCCTGGTCATCGCCTTCGCGATCGCCGCCCTCCTCAAAGCACTCGGCACTCGACTGGCGGTGTTCACCGATCCGAAGACCATTCGCCGGGTCATCGGCGGCACCACTGCGCTGATCGCCGCCGCATCCTTCTACTACGCACAGGCCCGCCTGGGCGCCGATCAGCCGTACAACTACTACGACACCGCGGCGCGCCTGTGGGAACCGCTGGTCGGCGGCCTGCTGGCCATCTGGATGCCGTTCCGCCGGATCTCCGGCCGGATCCGCAACCTGTTCGCGCTCGCCGCGATCGCCGCGATCGTGTCCTGCGGTTGGTGGATCGACGGTGTCGCAGAGTATCCGGGGCCGCTCGCACTCGTCCCGGTCGGCGCCACTCTGCTCATCATCTGGGCCGGTGCGGGCCACCGGCCCACGGTGAACCGCTGTCTCGCCGCGCGCCCCGGCGTATGGCTCGGAACCCTCGCGTACGCCCTCTACCTGATTCACTGGCCGCTGCTCATCTTCTACCTATCGTGGCGCGGGTCCGAGCACACGAACGCCCTCGAGGGAACCGCGATCCTCGCGGTGTCCCTGGGGCTGGCCTGGCTCGTCAAGAAGTACGTCGAGGATCCGCTGCGCGGCGGCGGACGATCGATCCTGGGTGACTGGCACTGGCCGGGTCGGCCGCGCATCACCTATGCGGCCATCCTCACGCTGATCCTCCTCCTCGGCTCGGTGACCGTCGGCACGGCGAGCGCGGTCTGGGACCGCAACGTCGGCTCGGCATCGGTCGACACCCGCGACCTCGATCCGGCGCTGTACCCGGGTGCCCGTGAACTGCTCGGCGATGCACCCGTCCCGGCGATGCCCCCGCGTCCGACCCCGCTGGAGGCCGCACACGATTATGCGGAGACCACGCTCGACGGCTACATGAGCGATTTCGAGGACACCGACTTCCACGTCGGCGTCTACGGCGACCCGACCGCGACCCGCACGATCGCGCTCGCAGGCGGATCGCACGCCGAGATGTGGATCTCCGCTCTCGACCGGATCGGGAGAGAGAACGGATTCCGGGTCACCACGTACCTGAAGATGGGTTGCCCGCTGACCACCGAGCCGACTCCGGCCCGCCTGGACGGCACTCCTTACCCGATCTGCCACGACTGGGTCCGCAAGGTGATGAACGAGATCGTCCGCACCGGGACCGACGCCGTCTTCACCAATTCGACCAGGCCGGACACCGACGGCCCGGCCGATCACACACCCGAGGGCTACATCGGGGTCTTCGACGAGTTCGCCCGAGCGAGGATCCCGGTCCTGGGCATCCGCGACGTTCCGTGGCCGCATCACCGAGACGGCCGGGACTTCAACACTCCCGAGTGTCTGGCGAACGGCGGGACCGCGACGACGTGCGGAACTCAGCGATCGACTGCCCTCGCCGCCGTCGATCCGATCGCCGAGTACGCACGCGCGACCCCGACGTTCCATCCACTCGACCTCAGCGCCGGTCTGTGCACCGACGCGTTCTGTCCCGGCATCGTCGGTAACATCATCGTGTACAAGGACTTCCACCACCTGAGCGCCACGTACGTTCGCAGCCTGACCGGCGAACTGTCGCGGCAGATGGCCCTGGCACTGCCCTGGACCGGTCCCGCTCTGTCCTGA
- a CDS encoding TetR family transcriptional regulator, translated as MSNSRADVLAAARAILAEHSLADLTMRRLATDLGVRPNALYWHFPNKQSMLAALADDILASIDAPPDDVWPARLAAMAASMRDALLDVPDSAEIVSSAWASGLSDRGIVDLIAAVARTGGLTQSAAAGVATAICQLTIGLTIEEQTRGQMERLGVTGPSGRDFDAEFAGGLDIIVAGAGARGHS; from the coding sequence GTGAGCAACTCCCGAGCCGACGTCCTCGCGGCGGCACGCGCCATCCTCGCCGAGCACAGCCTCGCCGACCTGACGATGCGCCGACTCGCCACCGACCTGGGCGTCCGCCCCAATGCGCTGTACTGGCACTTCCCCAACAAGCAGTCGATGCTCGCCGCCCTCGCGGACGACATCCTCGCCTCCATCGACGCCCCACCCGACGACGTGTGGCCTGCCCGGCTCGCCGCAATGGCAGCCTCGATGCGCGACGCTCTGCTCGACGTCCCGGACAGCGCGGAGATCGTGTCGTCGGCGTGGGCATCGGGTCTCTCCGACCGCGGCATCGTCGATCTGATCGCCGCCGTGGCGCGAACGGGCGGGCTGACACAGTCGGCGGCGGCCGGAGTCGCGACCGCGATCTGCCAGCTCACCATCGGGCTGACCATCGAGGAGCAGACCCGCGGGCAGATGGAACGTCTCGGCGTGACCGGTCCGTCCGGACGTGACTTCGACGCCGAGTTCGCGGGCGGACTGGACATCATCGTCGCGGGCGCGGGCGCCCGCGGCCACAGCTGA
- a CDS encoding MCE family protein, with the protein MTRMRRTWAVLVAMLTTVSLAACGSLPGVTVQQIPLPAPGGIGDAITVHASFRNALNLPDGAKVRLGGTDIGEVEDITVDDYRATVTMNVAESAELPIGTGAELRQATPLGDVFVALLPPEDSSKGVVGDGGALTGPTSAAATVEDLLVSATALVDSGSINSLQTIFTELSTAVSGNAPELRGSIDGFTTAIDKFNRNSGQVDRAMRNTARLTGELADGRAQIAAAINKLPPAIDAVDSQIGDILTTLDKSNKVTAATNDFLRTEQGNLSEMLGHLNTTLVALGESAPTLGPLADRLAELNPKWMKSTSGAAASVSAKVYWLSPGLGFDSASRLPELGDVDKGGHALQQTLQRLLARITGTQR; encoded by the coding sequence ATGACGCGAATGAGGAGAACCTGGGCAGTCCTGGTCGCGATGCTCACCACGGTGAGTCTCGCGGCGTGCGGGTCGCTGCCCGGGGTGACGGTCCAGCAGATCCCCTTGCCCGCGCCGGGCGGAATCGGTGACGCGATCACCGTGCACGCATCCTTCCGGAATGCGCTGAACCTGCCGGATGGAGCGAAGGTCCGGCTCGGCGGCACCGACATCGGCGAGGTCGAGGACATCACCGTCGACGACTACCGCGCCACGGTGACGATGAACGTCGCCGAGAGCGCGGAACTGCCGATCGGAACCGGTGCCGAACTCCGGCAGGCGACACCGCTCGGCGACGTGTTCGTAGCGCTGCTGCCGCCGGAGGACTCGTCGAAGGGCGTCGTCGGTGACGGCGGTGCTCTCACCGGCCCGACATCGGCAGCGGCAACTGTCGAGGATCTGCTGGTGAGCGCCACCGCACTCGTCGACTCCGGATCGATCAACTCGCTGCAGACGATCTTCACCGAACTGTCGACGGCGGTCTCCGGAAACGCCCCCGAACTGCGCGGCTCGATCGACGGATTCACCACCGCGATCGACAAGTTCAATCGGAACTCGGGACAGGTCGACCGTGCGATGAGGAACACGGCGCGGCTCACCGGAGAACTGGCGGACGGCCGTGCGCAGATCGCGGCGGCCATCAACAAGCTGCCGCCGGCGATCGACGCGGTCGACAGCCAGATCGGCGACATCCTCACGACACTCGACAAGTCGAACAAGGTGACCGCCGCGACGAACGACTTCCTGCGCACCGAACAGGGAAACCTGTCCGAGATGCTGGGGCACCTCAATACGACGCTCGTCGCGTTGGGCGAGTCGGCGCCGACCCTTGGGCCGCTCGCCGACCGTCTCGCCGAGCTGAATCCGAAGTGGATGAAGTCAACGAGCGGTGCTGCGGCGTCGGTGTCGGCGAAGGTGTACTGGCTGAGCCCCGGGCTGGGTTTCGACTCCGCGTCGCGCCTTCCGGAACTGGGCGACGTCGACAAGGGCGGGCACGCCCTGCAGCAGACGCTGCAGCGACTCCTCGCCCGCATCACCGGGACGCAGAGGTGA
- a CDS encoding MCE family protein, which translates to MLTRTRTARGLAAVAVATMTALVVAGCSMMPTSLQKATGQINTVTAYFEDVSGLFEGNDVAVLGMPVGRITSVEPQGTRVKVEMTVDDDVPVPKDVTAAIVNTSIVTTRHVELSPAYTEGPTLGDGDVIAHAKAPVEIGTLFDAVDDLVKNLSGDAPGTGPIADLVDITSGIADGNGERLRAALDALAEAGKTGADNGNAIVDILKSLSTLTTTLTDNYPKMKQFSSSITNVSKMLGEQSTGLVATLDDLNRTLANTSEFLDRNSGAISSSTGRLASLAANLSDYSRQVVETIDVAPLLFQNLSNSVSAEQGAWRAGVLLDKSLLDNEMANKFCEAINLNKTGCRTGQLTDFGPDLGIYSGLLELSGR; encoded by the coding sequence ATGCTGACACGTACGAGGACGGCTCGCGGACTGGCCGCGGTCGCAGTCGCCACGATGACCGCGCTGGTGGTCGCCGGGTGCTCGATGATGCCGACGAGTCTGCAGAAGGCAACGGGCCAGATCAACACCGTCACCGCCTACTTCGAGGACGTGTCCGGGTTGTTCGAGGGCAATGACGTCGCAGTCCTGGGCATGCCGGTCGGCCGAATCACCTCGGTCGAACCGCAGGGCACCCGAGTGAAGGTCGAGATGACCGTCGACGACGACGTTCCGGTGCCGAAGGACGTCACCGCCGCGATCGTCAACACCTCGATCGTGACGACGAGGCACGTCGAATTGTCGCCGGCGTACACCGAGGGGCCGACTCTGGGCGACGGCGACGTGATCGCGCACGCGAAGGCCCCCGTGGAGATCGGTACCTTGTTCGACGCGGTGGACGACTTGGTGAAGAACCTGTCGGGGGACGCGCCCGGCACCGGACCGATCGCCGATCTGGTGGACATCACCTCGGGTATCGCCGACGGCAACGGGGAACGGCTGCGCGCAGCGCTGGACGCGTTGGCAGAGGCCGGTAAGACGGGCGCGGACAACGGCAACGCGATCGTCGACATCCTGAAATCGTTGAGCACGCTGACCACGACGCTCACTGACAATTATCCGAAGATGAAGCAGTTCTCGTCGTCGATCACGAACGTGTCGAAGATGCTCGGGGAGCAGTCCACCGGTCTCGTCGCCACGCTCGACGATCTGAACCGGACGCTGGCGAACACCTCGGAGTTCCTGGACCGGAATTCGGGTGCGATCAGCTCGTCGACGGGCAGGCTCGCTTCACTCGCCGCGAACCTGTCGGACTACTCGCGGCAGGTGGTCGAGACCATCGACGTGGCACCGCTGCTCTTCCAGAACCTCTCCAACTCGGTGTCGGCCGAGCAGGGGGCATGGCGCGCCGGCGTCCTGTTGGACAAGTCGCTGCTCGACAACGAGATGGCCAACAAGTTCTGCGAGGCGATCAACCTCAACAAGACCGGCTGCCGGACCGGACAGTTGACCGACTTCGGTCCGGACCTGGGCATCTACTCCGGACTGTTGGAGCTGAGTGGCAGATGA
- a CDS encoding MCE family protein has protein sequence MSKETEGIRKPLIGFGVFAVVAVLVTYLIWSTLERSVQGSTEDFSTYFTDASGLSSGDDVRMAGVRVGRVGDIVLDEGRARVTFEVQNDQHIYDNTRAAIRYQNLIGQRYLALSLDDDRPGKELERGSTLHLPGEDSFDVTKLLAGFQPVFDTLRPEQVNSLSESLIKTFQGDEVSLSRTLQQISTVADDMANRDQVLGAVISNLGIVMRELASQGKQITTLLDSASKLVENLNGNSAEFGKSIDRIGRTAAGFADVLADNRGALQSAGTQAREATDKLIDSGAKLDKMARIAPQFLGHFPFVMMQGAYLNIYACDLDIAFGNVFPPPGLINKIGGTQHSVVCR, from the coding sequence GTGAGCAAGGAGACCGAGGGTATTCGCAAGCCGCTCATCGGCTTCGGCGTCTTCGCGGTGGTCGCAGTGCTGGTGACCTACCTGATCTGGTCGACGTTGGAACGATCGGTGCAGGGGTCCACCGAGGACTTCAGCACGTACTTCACCGATGCGTCGGGTCTCAGCTCGGGCGATGACGTCCGGATGGCGGGAGTGCGCGTGGGCCGTGTCGGGGACATCGTGCTCGACGAGGGCCGGGCCCGTGTGACCTTCGAAGTGCAGAACGACCAGCACATCTACGACAACACACGCGCGGCGATCCGCTACCAGAATCTGATCGGCCAGCGGTACCTGGCGCTCAGCCTCGACGACGACCGGCCCGGCAAGGAACTCGAACGGGGATCGACGCTGCACCTGCCCGGCGAGGACTCGTTCGACGTGACCAAACTGCTCGCGGGTTTCCAGCCGGTGTTCGACACATTGCGTCCCGAACAGGTGAACTCGCTGTCGGAGAGTCTGATCAAGACGTTCCAGGGGGACGAGGTCTCACTGTCGCGGACTCTCCAGCAGATCTCGACCGTGGCGGACGACATGGCGAACCGCGACCAGGTCCTCGGCGCGGTCATCAGCAATCTCGGGATCGTGATGCGTGAACTCGCGTCGCAGGGGAAGCAGATCACCACCTTGCTCGACAGCGCGTCGAAACTGGTGGAGAACCTGAACGGCAACTCGGCCGAATTCGGGAAGTCGATCGACCGGATCGGCCGGACCGCAGCAGGATTCGCGGACGTGCTCGCCGATAACCGGGGCGCCCTCCAGTCTGCGGGAACGCAGGCCCGCGAAGCCACGGACAAGCTGATCGACTCCGGTGCCAAGCTCGACAAGATGGCGCGTATCGCTCCGCAGTTCCTGGGGCACTTCCCGTTCGTCATGATGCAGGGCGCCTACCTGAACATCTACGCATGCGACCTGGACATCGCGTTCGGCAACGTCTTCCCGCCGCCCGGACTGATCAACAAGATCGGCGGCACTCAGCACTCGGTGGTGTGCCGATGA
- the treY gene encoding malto-oligosyltrehalose synthase, with protein MPTVPTDPVATYRVQLTPEFTFAEVVGILDHLTALGVSHLHLSPILAAMPGSTHGYDWCPPARISPVLGGPEGYRLLRELARAAGIGIILDIVPNHIGVADARRNEWWADVLRYGAASEYAGFFDLDTVGADGLLCLPWLGSDGDLSGLVLDGDGCLLLGDRVLVTAPGSSSPGDDPLAVLARQHYRLVPFDSRLIGYRRFLAVNDLAALRQDAPEVYDATHAWLRELAADDLFDGVRVDHLDGLTDPVGYCDRLRTDIGDRLLYVEKGLGPGERIDPVLPVDGTTGYEQLRIIEAAFTAASGVIELSETHHLVTGVVGDGDELTAVANDLRHVTLIDMFPDRVRRTTRLLEEAAPELPAHHLHQAVTALICEARIARMDYPSALPAALATLDRLKRRNPDRTEAFDVLAHAFQDATFAPGAAQRLAEAVSAINAKAFEDIGYHRTARLVSVQEIGCSPGVPSVTRDVFHRHNAERARDLPRGLSALSTHDTKRSEDVRARIALIAQSPQRWSILVFTLLRMLPPPDAMTGYFLLQNLIGVWPAGDDGATGKPSAALSARLRDYARKAMREGGTVSSWTAVDDDAEAAVIEWLDAVQTGAQAALIADFVAGIAPSSRDEALSRKALSLLLPGVGEIYQGTQWWDDSLTDPDNRRPVDYSQSPDHPKTALVRAALDLRRRHPRAFGPGGTYRPLRVSGPKATHVLGFARGTHDNPPDVVVLTIRLAHTFRPGVERRDATIDLPIGLWRDSETGRDHAETATAAELLGDRPVVFLERL; from the coding sequence ATGCCGACTGTTCCGACGGACCCGGTCGCCACCTATCGCGTCCAGCTCACACCCGAGTTCACGTTCGCCGAGGTGGTCGGCATCCTCGACCATCTCACCGCCCTCGGAGTCAGTCATCTGCATCTGTCGCCGATCCTGGCTGCGATGCCCGGATCGACCCACGGGTACGACTGGTGCCCACCCGCTCGCATCTCCCCCGTTCTCGGCGGACCCGAGGGGTACCGGCTGCTTCGTGAACTCGCTCGCGCCGCCGGAATCGGGATCATCCTCGACATCGTTCCCAACCACATCGGGGTGGCCGACGCACGGCGCAACGAATGGTGGGCGGACGTGCTGCGGTACGGTGCCGCCTCCGAGTACGCCGGCTTCTTCGATCTCGACACGGTGGGGGCCGACGGGCTCCTCTGCCTACCCTGGCTCGGGAGCGACGGCGACCTGTCGGGCCTCGTTCTCGACGGTGACGGCTGCCTGCTGCTGGGCGATCGCGTGCTGGTGACCGCACCCGGATCCAGCTCACCGGGCGACGACCCGCTCGCGGTGCTCGCACGCCAGCACTATCGCCTGGTGCCGTTCGACAGCCGGCTCATCGGATACCGGCGATTCCTCGCGGTCAACGATCTCGCCGCGCTTCGGCAGGACGCGCCCGAGGTCTACGACGCGACGCACGCATGGCTGCGCGAACTCGCGGCCGACGACCTGTTCGACGGCGTTCGGGTCGACCATCTCGACGGACTCACCGATCCCGTCGGCTACTGCGACCGTCTGCGCACCGACATCGGGGACCGGCTCCTCTACGTCGAGAAGGGTCTCGGCCCCGGCGAACGGATCGACCCGGTGCTTCCGGTGGACGGAACCACCGGGTACGAGCAACTGCGCATCATCGAAGCCGCATTCACCGCGGCGTCCGGTGTGATCGAACTGTCCGAGACGCATCACCTCGTCACCGGCGTCGTCGGCGACGGCGACGAACTGACTGCCGTGGCCAACGACCTGCGGCACGTCACCCTCATCGACATGTTCCCCGACCGGGTCCGGCGAACCACCCGCCTCCTCGAGGAGGCCGCGCCGGAACTCCCCGCACATCACCTGCATCAAGCGGTGACAGCCCTGATCTGCGAAGCGCGCATCGCGCGCATGGACTACCCGTCCGCGCTTCCCGCGGCACTCGCGACCCTGGACCGGTTGAAGCGGAGGAACCCCGACCGAACCGAGGCATTCGACGTTCTCGCGCACGCTTTCCAGGACGCGACGTTCGCGCCCGGCGCCGCGCAACGACTCGCCGAGGCGGTCTCCGCGATCAACGCGAAGGCGTTCGAGGACATCGGCTACCACCGGACCGCCCGGTTGGTCTCCGTTCAGGAGATCGGCTGCAGCCCCGGGGTGCCATCGGTGACCCGGGACGTGTTCCATCGTCACAATGCGGAGCGGGCTCGCGACCTGCCACGTGGCCTCTCAGCGCTCTCCACGCACGACACGAAACGCAGCGAGGACGTCCGGGCCCGGATCGCACTCATCGCGCAGTCGCCGCAGCGATGGTCGATCCTGGTCTTCACACTGCTGCGCATGCTGCCGCCGCCGGATGCGATGACCGGCTACTTCCTGTTGCAGAACCTGATCGGTGTGTGGCCGGCCGGAGACGACGGCGCAACCGGGAAACCGTCCGCCGCACTCAGCGCACGGCTGCGCGACTACGCGCGCAAGGCCATGCGCGAGGGCGGCACCGTCTCGTCGTGGACCGCCGTCGACGACGACGCCGAGGCCGCCGTCATCGAATGGCTCGACGCCGTTCAGACCGGGGCGCAGGCCGCCCTGATCGCCGACTTCGTCGCCGGAATCGCCCCATCGTCTCGCGATGAGGCGCTCTCCAGAAAAGCCCTGTCCCTGCTGTTGCCCGGGGTCGGCGAGATATACCAGGGCACGCAGTGGTGGGACGACTCGCTCACCGATCCCGACAACCGGCGACCCGTCGACTACTCGCAATCACCCGACCACCCGAAGACCGCGCTGGTGCGGGCCGCACTCGACCTGCGACGCCGTCATCCGCGAGCATTCGGCCCCGGAGGGACGTACCGCCCGCTGCGGGTCAGCGGACCGAAGGCCACGCACGTCCTCGGTTTCGCCCGCGGCACCCACGACAACCCACCCGACGTGGTGGTCCTGACGATCCGGCTCGCGCACACCTTCCGTCCCGGAGTCGAACGCCGCGATGCGACGATCGACCTCCCGATCGGACTGTGGCGCGACTCCGAGACCGGCCGGGACCACGCGGAGACGGCGACTGCTGCCGAACTGCTGGGCGACCGCCCGGTCGTGTTCCTCGAACGACTCTGA